A section of the Helicobacter jaachi genome encodes:
- the fliW gene encoding flagellar assembly protein FliW has product MTYELKMPILGFDDVTKVELEKIDETFSKIRSLDGERSFEITLVNPFSLCDYAFTIPTADERLLDLDEKRGDKVEVYCVVVVQKPIENSIVNLMAPFVFNPANASALQVTTLPVAEYPQFSKVQPLKEFLSQEVLETLNK; this is encoded by the coding sequence ATGACTTACGAGCTAAAGATGCCAATTTTAGGCTTTGATGATGTGACAAAAGTGGAGCTAGAAAAAATTGATGAAACTTTTAGCAAAATTCGCTCGCTTGATGGGGAACGCTCCTTTGAAATTACACTAGTTAATCCCTTTTCGCTCTGTGATTATGCCTTTACTATCCCAACTGCTGATGAGAGGCTATTAGATTTAGATGAAAAAAGGGGGGATAAAGTAGAGGTGTATTGCGTGGTGGTGGTGCAAAAGCCCATTGAAAATTCTATTGTCAATCTTATGGCGCCTTTTGTGTTTAATCCCGCTAATGCCTCCGCACTACAGGTTACTACACTCCCTGTGGCAGAATATCCGCAATTTAGCAAAGTGCAGCCTTTGAAAGAATTTTTATCACAAGAAGTCCTTGAAACGCTTAATAAATAA